A single Corticium candelabrum chromosome 12, ooCorCand1.1, whole genome shotgun sequence DNA region contains:
- the LOC134188090 gene encoding uncharacterized protein LOC134188090 — MSAVEQTENYKEKGDMRRCTARVQVSCCLVNLNKASDVLAHLSSEVENIITPCSSLELSLRQLGETTGDMTASCRLRLDEVECGLSCWKEVRDTFRLQSRRYWDVGVGKLSEEARKQLDLNEKIESELVIVFLRHCVSRLNAVNETTLRWKETKTFQCLESNIKEIVNETEGYRASGMQSWYSSVYEFAINLPDTLCTVTQMIETDVDTSEDEVQVRSDIEED; from the exons ATGAGTGCGGTAGAACAAACTGAAAACTACAAAGAGAAAG GTGACATGCGTAGGTGCACCGCTCGTGTGCAAGTCTCCTGTTGCTTGGTGAATCTCAACAAAGCAAGCGATGTTCTCGCCCATCTTTCTTCCGAGGTCGAAAACATCATCACTCCTTGTTCGAGTCTCGAATTATCGCTGCGTCAACTTGGAGAAACGACGGGAGACATGACGGCATCATGCCGATTGCGTCTTGACGAAGTTGAGTGTGGTCTGTCATGTTGGAAGGAGGTGAGAGACACTTTTCGACTTCAGTCACGTCGCTACTGGGACGTGGGAGTCGGAAAACTGTCAGAAGAAGCGAGGAAGCAGCTTGATCTAAACGAAAAAATCGAGAGCGAGCTTGTCATCGTTTTCCTCCGTCATTGTGTTAGCCGCTTGAATGCGGTAAACGAAACAACATTGAGATGGAAAGAAACGAAAACATTTCAATGTTTAGAGTCAAATATCAAAGAGATAGTAAATGAGACAGAGGGATATCGAGCCAGTGGCATGCAGTCTTGGTACAGCTCTGTCTACgaatttgcaataaatttgcCTGACACGTTGTGTACAGTGACACAGA